In Pseudoliparis swirei isolate HS2019 ecotype Mariana Trench chromosome 22, NWPU_hadal_v1, whole genome shotgun sequence, the DNA window TTCAAAGTTGATGCAGCCTGACTCTCACATCCCCCCCGCCTGCTCTCTGTGTGatcctctttgtgtctttggTGACTTACCCTTTTGTCTCGAGTAGGCATTAACAGTCTGAGGAAGGCCTATCCCATCCTTAAACCTTGGATACACAGAGATCCCATAGGGCTTGTAGGGCTCAAAGCTGCCTATTGATGAGAGTGAAGAGGTTACGGGGTATCAGTGCCCATAAGCTCCTAACAGTGTGTACACGAAAAACAATACATTGTATAGGCGAGGATTCTCGGGGCAAAGGATAAACACTAGATTAAGAAATTAAAATAAGCATAAATTGAAGGTACATGGATCCTAAAACCTGCAATACAAAAACTATAAAACATACCTGTTATAACAAGGAGAGTGTGGTTCCTGGAAGTTAATTCAAACTGGGTGAAAAAGAGGCCCGTCTGTAACAAAGGACTCCATTCCACCACAAAACCAGTGAGACTGGAAGACAGAAGGCTTCTCCACTGGACCAGCAGGGATCCGTCATCCTGAGGAATCACTGTGACGTCGGATATCACAGCACGagctgcacacacaaaacacatcacacaccttGTGGCAAAATGTAGGACACTATCATATTGGAGACACTTACTAAACCAGTTTAAGGTGGTCAATTCTACCTTTAGGGAGGTAAATCCGCACTTCAGTGGGGGAGGATATCCCTTCTGCATTAACAGCACTCAGGTACACCTTCTTTGCTCTCCCTGGAAGCTGGAACGTACAGTAATTCCCCATGGTAGAGCACACCTTTCCATTTTCACCTGGCAGCTTTTTCACCGACACAATGTATGACACATTTTGGCCGTTGGCGCGGAATTGTTTTGATGGCTGGACAAAAAGCGAGAGGGCATTTTGAAggcagaccacacacacacacacacacaccaagagctGTAACAGAAAATACATCAGCCTGTGACAGGTGTCGAGCAACATGGGATGTGCGTACCTTCCAAAACAAGAGTACGTtgagttgtttgtttgtgtgatccCCTGATACCCTCATCCACGAGTCTAGGCGTCCAGTGGgagctggggaaaaaaagacggCTGTCAGCTTTGTGGTTCGTCAGAAACCTgaacttctctcctcactctttcaaaagcaaaaaaaacttTCCTCTATAAGACAGGTGGCTGTGGACTATGGATTCACTGCCTGAGTGTGTGGCAGAACTCAATACATCAATTCAGCCTGTGCTATAGAGCAAAGCAATGGGAGATGCAGACATGGCATTAGCATATATTGAAAAGAGCAGGAAATGGAAGAAAAGCCCATAGATTGGAACATGTTAGAGTGACTGATTGTGTCACCGTGAATTGATCTGAGTCCTACCGCTCTCCAAGGTGACTCCAGACTGGCTGCTGCTCCATTCACTCCAGGGGCTCTGCTGGTATCTGACTCGAATCTGGGCGAGATACCGAGTCCCGTGGAGGAGACGACACTGGTCCACGGATTTCGATGGTTTAATCTGGTTCACCGGGATctgttgtgtgtttgagtttaAGTTTATTTCATTTACGTAGCACTTTTAAAGCAAACAGGTTTCGCACCAAAACAAAGCCAGAGAATAAAAGTGCGTCTTAAAAGTATCAACAGACTGTCGAACGGTCTGCAGCAGCTTTTTTTCCAGAGCCAAGGAGTCGCTGCAGAAAGAAGTCTTGTCCTTGGCCTTTTTCATCCATAAATGGGGCTCAGCCCACAGGGTGGGTCTGAGGGGTTTGATGGTCGGAAGATTCTGAGCTATCGGTAGAGGCGTGACCATGAGGAGATGTGTTGACAATTAGAAGGATATTGATGTTTATCCTGAAATGAACCGGGAGCTATTTTAAGGATGCAAGGATAAAGGTGAGCTGGTCTTGCTTCTTGGACTTTGTTAACAACCGGGCAGCAGCTAAGGGACATGTTAGTCTGAGAAATGCCCAGATAGAGGGAGTCCTCCCTGGATGATAGTATGGGTTTGTCCCATGACTCCGGGCCCGCATTTTTATGAACTCAAAGTCCATTTCAAAAGGTAAAGTGAAGTTTATTTTGACACTGGAATGATATTGACTCACGGGTTGTCCCCTCCGTTGGCTGCTGTCAGCGGTCGTAAGTCGGACTTCGAGGTTCAGCTTAAGGTTACTCATCCAGACCTGCTGCTGAGATAAGCTCCAGCTCAGCTTGAGGCAGCCATACCTTTTAGGCACAGCTTGAATCTTCAGAATCGTCGGTCGGTCTAATTTAGCTGTGACAAAACAGTCAACAAAGTAAAAGCTTTGATTAAGATGTcctttgtttttcatatttcctcacaattattttgtttttcctAAAGTGTGCAGAAAAAGTTCATGTAATCATCTGTCACAGAGCTATGCATCAGCTTTTCCCAACAACATTTTTTAGAGATCCAGAGGGTCCTTTAACAACACTTAagacagtggtcgccaacccgtcgatcgcgatcgaccggtcgatctcggagacgttccctgtcgatctccaaaataaaatgaaaataaaatcagaaacacattgttcctcgttctcgaacattttctgaagtgtcttctgaaacgttttcttcctgactggaagatcgacgtcagaaaagatctccacctgattttaatgaacgcctgaaagcgggttctctgacagccgtgttgtcagctgtgctccccgaaagaggggagcgtaccacaagtgaggcgcaggggaaatgcagaaagacctttattcataactttacatattacacaagttcaaagtacaaggacatacaactacgtcatcaataaataaatgttgtaatgcctgtaccttagtgtaaatgtttacgttacggcatttacaggttacgcctgcgcatgcgcaactgccgagattattggcgatttgccaggttttacctccgtgagatcggcttttctgcttttgtccttcaaaacaaaagctcaacattgagctttttttcttgtctgatggagcaatctggtttacttgaaagtgattgcaattatatttattctattatttgaaaaagcacagatgcaggagtcacaaatggtgattctcatatttattattattataattatttaaatttgaggatgtctttagagctgatgtgaatgtattcaccaacgggctgacttcagaaccagtcccagatgataaaactttcatgaataccacatttgccccgaaaaactcgtcagtgaagttgagaaaatcaccaaatcaaagaccaggagctggattactgacagcagctcacagacggcctcagactgtctgtctgtgcttatgaactaactacaagctcacagacagagttcagtcacagccatgcactgactggagtcacatgacttgatggcattatgatgagagctgaacttacatgagttgcactgactgatcatgttgtcagtgtcgtgttgtaatgtaaataaatacaacatttatattggtagttcatccagctgctcattgaaatgtgttttttcttgttcatattgtgtgtggtgaacaaatatcttactttttatattgcacttaaattctgtgttcctgatctcatcaatttgaaagctggaccaatgtgttttgatttcattcaattagaattaggccaaataaaaagcctcaagtcataagtccagtctggaccgtcgttttctctcaacgcctcaataggtagatcttgccggtcatgaaggtggaggtcagtgatcttgggctcaaaaaggttggtgaccactgactTAAGAGGTACTTCCAGAATCCTAGAAGCCTCTTCTAaccatataaaaatacataaaaaatatatattccacCTACTGCAACATCTCCAGTAGGATACACTCCGACAATAGAAACAATCAAATAGTGTTCCACTACATGCATATCTTCTATATTTCTCACCTGAACTGACAGGTTCCAAAATGATAGGTGCTGATGTTGCTTCTCCGAGTTCATTCACTGCCTTCACATATATCTCCACATCTGAGAAGAGGACAAAGCCAAAGCGAGGGATGATGTAACGGTGGAGTCCTGGGAGCAGCTCATAAGTGTGGTTCTCGTTCGAATCCCTGAAAGGAAATTATAATTTGGGAAACGCAGACATATTTCGATACTAAACATTCCTGACATTGAATGGTGTTTGCTCTCTGGTAATTCTATTCCTGGTTGATGGCATTCGTGGGCAGAATATTACCGTATCGCGGTGTGGAGGGTGTACTTCGTGTGCAGGTGGGTTTCCTGCTGCCCAGGGTTCCAGCTGCAGGTCAGGGTGTTCGGGGTGGTGAGGTTTGTCTGACAGCTGAGGTTCTGTGGCGCTTCTGGTGGATCTATAGGGGAGAAACAAGATGAAGGTTATGAAGTTGTTACATGAGGTTTTGGGCAGATACAAGTTACACAATACCTTTAAGTTAATTAATGTGTTTAATGTTAAAGTTTGACTCTCTATTTCTCATTTAAAGTCCTccttacttaaccctcctgtcgccttcgggtcattttgacccgattcaatgtttaatgtccgtgttctttcgggagtcaacaaacaaacataaagtacctcacacttaaacttggaaaacaatattaattctaataattttctggagattttaatagctggggtcatattgacctcaagggtaaaatatgttagtaaatataaaggtaacaggagggttaaacattgaatcgggtcaaattgacccgaaggcaacagaagggttaaaacacatttcaaccAAGTATTCACTTTATCTTCTGGTTTTCACCGGTGGAACATGAACAGGCCGTTCGTTTGATTATTTAATTTACTGTAAAGGTTTAAATGGTTCTCACATCCAGCTCTGATCTCCACTCCGTCCACGACTTGATAAGTCGAGGTCCGGACACAGCAGGTGAGGAACTCCCTGGTGTGATTGAAGTTCGGTATAACAACCTCAGACACCCGGCTGCTCTCATTCCCCACAGCGCTGCTGGGGAGGAAACGATCTCCAAGGCGCCACGCGATATGAACAGCTCGTCCAATCACCAGAGGGCAGTCGTCTCTGATGACACAGGTGGCGGTGACAGGTGACCCCAAAAGCACCACTGAGCTGGAAGTCTGGATCTTTGCACACGGCTGTATGTCATCTTCTAGCAATGAGGATGAAAAGGAATTTTGAGATGTTGATAAGGAATCTTAATTGTGAATGCACAGCTTCATATGCAGTTTGGAAGACTATGAGAGGCAGGAAAGAAAGGTGTCAAAATAATCATCCCTGCAATGGCTGGATAGGTATTTCCATTTAGATTTGCTTCTTTATTCTAAGAGCTAACACTCACCGCTTCTCGCTCCATTCACAAGCGCCACCAGCACGACAATCACTGACATCGATGTGGATATCATGACATTAAAACCTGTTGGGCAGTTCAATTTACATGCATCATTCCTCAATTACAGACGTTCATGTCCTATCAACACAATATTTGAAATGCCGTTCCTTCTGAGCGACTCCGTCGGTGCATTGAGGGAGGTATTGACAGTGATAACGCCCGTCGCTTCAGAGGACATAATCGACGTGGTATTTCAAGTGTTTGGCACTGCAAGGATCCCCATTATGCATaatatgaaaaaataataaatggacAGATAGAGAATTCATCCAGTGCTTTTACAATGTAATAGTTGAGAGAGAATGCTGTGCTGCCTGTGTAAGACAAATGGCACACTCGTGAATATAAAAATCCACATTTATGACAGCTGGAGTCCACTTTCCTGTAAAAATATTACGCGAAAGATGTGACATTCCAGCTgtgatgaaatgaaatgtaaatactCTGTCAGCAGAATAAATAACTCTCCTTTTACACCATTTGATTAGAGGGATGAAACTCCTACAAGCATGCAGAAAGACTTTGATTGTCAGTTGTTAGAAAGTAAACAGCCTTGTTGAGAATGCGCTCACTAGCTGATTGCTCATGAATCATGAACAGAAGTTAGGGGGCCTGTAAGCCAAGCAGATGGGAGAACTTCCCCACAAATTAACTGTGATAGTAAGTCAACAACATGGTTCTTAAATTTGAGAATCAGGTGGGACATCAGCTTAAAAGCGCAGGTGTTAAGAAGCCAAAATACAATTTGAggagtgtgttttttaaatactcaCCATTACACAATCACACAACGTTAAAATTCTACTAAACTCTGGGAGCTGGTTCACAAAGCAACACCAACGAGGAAAGACATGCTGTTACTGCATTTCTGTGGGAGGAACGACAAAGCAGTTATTCATCTGGAATCACGTGGAAACAATTAGTTTCACTGTTTGTATCAATCACAGAAAGCTCACATAAATGTTTCCATGATAAATGAAAGGCACGTATTAATTTACATGTAAAACCCCATGTCACACAGCATCCATCCAGAAACTTACATCCAGCTGTTTAGAGTTGTGAAAGCAAAGATTTCACATGTAATACATACATTCACAAATGATGTatccacacacatcacagacaTGTGgtttttagacatttttttcAGTAAGTTATGAAGAAAATAGTGACATTAAACTTGTACTTTCTACCAAAGAAACTTATTGAGATGATTTGTTTTTAGATTTCCATTAAACCCGCTTCCAAGTACTTCTGGTCGATAACAACTCTCTACCTTCGGGCAGAAACGTGTAGACTGTCAATTTCGTCGATAAATTATTGCTTTAATAATTTGTAACTATCACTCAAACTCACATTCAGATCGCCTCCCTCAGTGCCCAAAAACATACTTATTGGAACATTTCACGTTAAAGCGGTGTGCGAGAAATTGATTTTCTCCCTGTTTCTTATCAGCCGTGTGCATAAAGGcctatattttcctttttttgaatTTCTGTTTACTACTCATAGGTAATTGCCTTTGGCTCTGACAAAAGGCGGTcgagataaagagatgaagagcgAGAGAAAACAGACGTGACATTAAATCTGGAATGTATTTTGTCAACAATCACAATTTGATACGTGACAGCATAAAATGAAACATGATATTTTAGGTGTGTTGTGCAGTGAGTCATGCCACTGTGGAGGGGTTTGCATTTCGCTGTAGCCAACATATGCTTCCCTTCCCGTTGCTGTTGGGGGTTACAAAACGCCCACAATCAGGATTTGGCAATATCCTCGGCACATGTGCAATGACAAACTTGCCACTATTTCCCGTTTTTTCTCACACGAAGTATTGTGCTTTAAGAGGGCGTTGGtacatgttattgtttttgtatttagacACCTATAGAACAGTTCCTTCAAGACATGGTGAGCTTTAGTGTCAGCAGATGTAAAAGTCCAAGAAGCTAAAAAGGAGGAATTTAATCTCTTTcacttccctttttttaatggatgtccAGAACATGTGTTTTCCTTAACTTAACACGCTAATGTTCATTTCACAGCAACACTGTGGCCATTTGAAAGAATACCAcacatcctttttttaaatcttaaaactctttaatacatttaatgagTTCCTCTAATTGAAAGGCGCCGTCTTATCTTAGAATTCCTCTTTAAATCCTCAATAACTGAAGATCCTCGATATCTGTAGTTTTCATGTTTGTTAAAAACTTTCTGGTGTTATTTGACAGGAAACTACAAAGGATGATATAAAAGACATAAGTACAATACAGTGCAGGCAAAGAAACAAATGAATCAGATTAAGATtgttaattaaattaagttaagcactttgtaaaaaaaatggaCCAGAATGCAACTCTTTAGCGTAAACCTGCATCACTCAGGAATAAGTTCCATGAAGTTTCCCTTTTCAATCTGGCACAAGTGTCAAAATGAAAGCAGCGGCAAATCGCTTGATGTGAAGATAAAGGAGAGCCATCAGAGAGGCTTGCCACTCACCACACAGCCGCTGCAGCAGACCCAGAAAGACGAGATGCTCTCATCAGCCCTGATAGCACGAGATGAAACAGCGTGGCTCAGAGCAGCTCAGACtggaggacatgtgtgtgttcgCCAAGCAGAAGCAGCATCCTTGTTTTGAATTTGTGAAACTTCACTATTTTTCCAGGAGGAAACACATGACTgaggggtggggtgtgtgtgtgtgtgtgtgtgtgtgtgtgtgtgtgtgtgtgtgtgtgtgtgtgtgtgggggggggggggttatgggtaGAAAAATAGGGTGTTTCAAGCTGGGGTGTTCTAGAGACAGAATAGTTCATTTATGTTTGATTTCCCAGGATAATCCCATTGACATCTCACATCCTGACTGCGGCATGAAGGTTTTACACATAAATGCACAAATACCAGACTCGAACACAACGTAAGGAATTTCACATAAAATAGTAACAgacaaaaaaaagcaaattaTTCAGAAGTATGAGTACATCCAGTTTTCAAATGGTACtgaattctttatttttatttttgcatgttTACAAAATAATCTAGTCTCAAATGACTCTTTATCTCAGACCAAAAATGCATGAAactcataaatacattttttacagTATaacgtttgtatttttttccgcATGACCGCCGATTGCAGCTTTTGATAGACAAGTAAAATAAATCTAATCTGGGAcaccttttttcatttttcacaagtgatattgatttgtttattcatttattatatattgcaCTTGTGATTGCTAGTGGAGTAATAAGAACAGTTATTACAACTCAATTTGAAGCAATGTAATGTGATCTCTGAACAGGCAAGGCATCTGACCTTTGCTTGTATGAGAGGACGGAGGTATTTTAACTCTACGTGATGGTCTTTTTCCCCACCAGTTGTTATTATATCACACACCCAGTGATAAGACTCCAAGGAGCCGTCTTGAGGAATGAAGTCGTCTGGTTCAGACTGACCTCTCTGTGCTGCGTGTGACCTTTGAAGTAGCAGCTCTGCCATATCAAAAACGCAGTGATCTCCCTCTGTGGGCCTGTCCAAGCATTTGTCAGCATGGTAATAGAACACGCTTCTCAAATGGGATTGTAAACTGTGCCTTGACCCCCCAAGGCCACTTCAAACTACTTGCCATATCAGGTTTATTAGCTTATTAAATTGTAAAATGATTCACTGAGACCTCATTTAAAATGGTGCACGGAGGCGAGCCAGTGAGCTCACCCACTCGACTTGTAATCTCAGGGCGGCATCCTGCTC includes these proteins:
- the csf3r gene encoding granulocyte colony-stimulating factor receptor isoform X2; its protein translation is MISTSMSVIVVLVALVNGARSDDIQPCAKIQTSSSVVLLGSPVTATCVIRDDCPLVIGRAVHIAWRLGDRFLPSSAVGNESSRVSEVVIPNFNHTREFLTCCVRTSTYQVVDGVEIRAGYPPEAPQNLSCQTNLTTPNTLTCSWNPGQQETHLHTKYTLHTAIRDSNENHTYELLPGLHRYIIPRFGFVLFSDVEIYVKAVNELGEATSAPIILEPVSSAKLDRPTILKIQAVPKRYGCLKLSWSLSQQQVWMSNLKLNLEVRLTTADSSQRRGQPIPVNQIKPSKSVDQCRLLHGTRYLAQIRVRYQQSPWSEWSSSQSGVTLESAPTGRLDSWMRVSGDHTNKQLNVLLFWKPSKQFRANGQNVSYIVSVKKLPGENGKVCSTMGNYCTFQLPGRAKKVYLSAVNAEGISSPTEVRIYLPKARAVISDVTVIPQDDGSLLVQWRSLLSSSLTGFVVEWSPLLQTGLFFTQFELTSRNHTLLVITGSFEPYKPYGISVYPRFKDGIGLPQTVNAYSRQKAPSMVPKLQIKKIWKSHVELTWDEIPLKQRNGIIQNYQVFYCDTKGPIKIVNADLEERRVVLRDLNIGSLYEAFMMVSTFGGSLNGSTIHFEIDSFDTVAVVVIVPVSVVGLLLMIIFVAMTSFSNNKRLKGRFWPAVPDPANSSIRRWTSESTQGSHLSLDEEPNPMYLSHLSFLDLPVKLSKEDDDPWSSSSEDTSDLGESICGSPFTPGYSGSISDSVPYATVIFSGPCSSPSPEDLRVYLRSESTQPLLETEESFSPKCYHNMGSVGMQSEQCFFGPSHDCVPEKGADPGLLCDDFPFLRALSLKQTEIDE
- the csf3r gene encoding granulocyte colony-stimulating factor receptor isoform X1 → MISTSMSVIVVLVALVNGARSEDDIQPCAKIQTSSSVVLLGSPVTATCVIRDDCPLVIGRAVHIAWRLGDRFLPSSAVGNESSRVSEVVIPNFNHTREFLTCCVRTSTYQVVDGVEIRAGYPPEAPQNLSCQTNLTTPNTLTCSWNPGQQETHLHTKYTLHTAIRDSNENHTYELLPGLHRYIIPRFGFVLFSDVEIYVKAVNELGEATSAPIILEPVSSAKLDRPTILKIQAVPKRYGCLKLSWSLSQQQVWMSNLKLNLEVRLTTADSSQRRGQPIPVNQIKPSKSVDQCRLLHGTRYLAQIRVRYQQSPWSEWSSSQSGVTLESAPTGRLDSWMRVSGDHTNKQLNVLLFWKPSKQFRANGQNVSYIVSVKKLPGENGKVCSTMGNYCTFQLPGRAKKVYLSAVNAEGISSPTEVRIYLPKARAVISDVTVIPQDDGSLLVQWRSLLSSSLTGFVVEWSPLLQTGLFFTQFELTSRNHTLLVITGSFEPYKPYGISVYPRFKDGIGLPQTVNAYSRQKAPSMVPKLQIKKIWKSHVELTWDEIPLKQRNGIIQNYQVFYCDTKGPIKIVNADLEERRVVLRDLNIGSLYEAFMMVSTFGGSLNGSTIHFEIDSFDTVAVVVIVPVSVVGLLLMIIFVAMTSFSNNKRLKGRFWPAVPDPANSSIRRWTSESTQGSHLSLDEEPNPMYLSHLSFLDLPVKLSKEDDDPWSSSSEDTSDLGESICGSPFTPGYSGSISDSVPYATVIFSGPCSSPSPEDLRVYLRSESTQPLLETEESFSPKCYHNMGSVGMQSEQCFFGPSHDCVPEKGADPGLLCDDFPFLRALSLKQTEIDE